In Eucalyptus grandis isolate ANBG69807.140 chromosome 4, ASM1654582v1, whole genome shotgun sequence, the following proteins share a genomic window:
- the LOC104442205 gene encoding disease resistance protein RUN1-like isoform X2, whose amino-acid sequence MKCDPVFGRSFAVLVGSILLSTLARNFVKSNKNTHRKGDDIDTSNSSAAPARSDNYDVFLSFNGKDTRKTFTDHLYNSLVDAGIRVFKDDNELREGEKISNNLLQAIKNSKISIPILSQNYASSKWCLQELAEMIECMKSIGHFVLPIFYRVEPGHVRHQIESFGKTFSHLNRKYLEEDVAKWKQALQEVASLKGWESEKTALGHEGALVKIVVKKNLSELKKAFQLVVTEQLIGIDNAVEDILRVLDNKPNATQIVSIHGMGGGIGKTTLAKVIYNKLFDKFQHRSFIADIRESSQRKGISCLQNQLIFDIQKMNNQASNVDEGIGIMESRFEHKKVLILLDDVDHIDQIKSLVGKREWFMVGSRIIITTRIRSVLDKAEVTSRYELKEIAKDKSLILFSRYAFLRDCPPCEFESLSCAIVSTTGGLPLALEVIGSSLFGRNRAFWQDTLKKLKEKPHMEVQEKLRISYDALNYEEKQIFLDIACFFIGYDLRYVSYMWDAYNLLPMMGIERLIFMSLIKIGDDGELKMHGQLRDLGREIVRQEDYGVPMNRSRLWVHEEALEVFQRNKVAKQLKVLFLESCHCLNVTLDPSAFRNLEVLVLRECSNLKRIHPSIGEAKGLIFLNLEGCEKLQEIPQEMGKLKELKELYIGRDCYRGNSSMHRFFGEVGGA is encoded by the exons ATGAAATGTGATCCAGTGTTTGGGCGTTCTTTCGCGGTGTTGGTCGGGTCGATTCTTCTTTCTACGCTCGCACGCAATTTTGTCAAAAGCAACAAGAACACACATCGAAAAGGTGATGATATTGACACGTCTAATTCATCTGCTGCTCCGGCGAGAAGTGATAACTAcgatgtgttcttgagcttcAATGGCAAGGATACTCGCAAAACCTTCACGGATCACCTCTACAACAGCCTAGTCGATGCTGGAATTCGTGTGTTCAAAGATGACAATGAGCTTCGCGAAGGTGAGAAGATCAGCAACAACCTTCTCCAGGCCATTAAGAACAGTAAGATCTCAATTCCGATTCTCTCTCAAAATTATGCTTCAagcaaatggtgccttcaaGAGCTTGCTGAGATGATAGAGTGCATGAAAAGCATTGGGCACTTTGTCTTGCCCATATTTTACCGAGTTGAACCGGGCCATGTGCGACACCAGATAGAAAGCTTTGGAAAGACTTTCTCCCATTTAAATAGGAAGTATTTGGAAGAAGATGTTGCGAAATGGAAACAAGCACTCCAAGAAGTGGCTTCCCTAAAGGGATGGGAATCAGAGAAAACTGCTCTCGG CCACGAAGGAGCATTGGTGAAaatagtggtaaaaaaaaatttgagcgAGTTAAAGAAGGCCTTTCAGTTGGTTGTTACTGAACAACTTATTGGAATCGATAATGCTGTGGAGGATATTTTGAGAGTGCTGGATAATAAACCCAATGCCACCCAAATTGTCAGTATTCATGGAATGGGGGGGGGCATTGGTAAGACAACTTTAGCTAAGGTCATCTATAACAAGCTCTTCGACAAATTTCAACATCGTAGTTTCATTGCAGATATTCGAGAATCCTCACAACGCAAGGGCATTTCATGTTTGCAGAATCAATTAATATTTGAtatacaaaaaatgaacaatcaaGCATCTAATGTGGATGAAGGAATCGGGATTATGGAATCTAGATTTGAACATAAGAAAGTCCTAATTCTTCTAGATGATGTGGATCATATCGATCAAATCAAATCTTTGGTTGGCAAGCGTGAGTGGTTTATGGTAGGAAGTAGGATAATCATTACCACAAGAATAAGGTCTGTCCTTGACAAAGCCGAGGTGACCAGCAGGTACGAACTCAAGGAAATCGCCAAGGATAAATCTTTGATCTTATTTAGTAGGTATGCCTTTCTAAGGGACTGTCCTCCGTGTGAATTTGAGTCTCTTTCTTGTGCCATCGTATCCACTACTGGAGGGCTTCCCTTAGCCCTTGAGGTTATAGGTTCGTCTTTGTTTGGGCGAAACCGAGCATTTTGGCAAGAcacattaaagaaattaaaggaaaaacCACATATGGAAGTGCAAGAGAAGCTGAGGATAAGTTACGATGCATTAAACTACGAGGAAaagcaaatatttttggatattgcttgtttcttcATTGGATATGATTTAAGATATGTATCTTACATGTGGGATGCATATAACCTTCTTCCAATGATGGGGattgaaagattgatttttaTGTCGCTAATAAAAATTGGAGATGATGGAGAGTTGAAAATGCATGGCCAACTGAGAGACCTTGGTAGGGAAATTGTTCGTCAAGAAGATTACGGTGTGCCTATGAATCGAAGTAGGTTGTGGGTGCATGAGGAAGCCTTGGAAGTATTTCAGAGAAATAAG GTGGCAAAGCAGTTAAAAGTTCTATTTCTTGAATCTTGCCATTGTTTAAATGTAACTCTTGATCCCTCAGCCTTTCGAAATTTGGAGGTGTTAGTCCTCCGTGAATGTAGTAATCTGAAGCGAATTCACCCTTCTATTGGGGAAGCCAAGGGTCTCATTTTTTTGAACTTGGAAGGATGTGAGAAACTCCAAGAGATACCCCAAGAAATGGgcaaattgaaagaattgaaggaaCTTTACATAGGCAGGGACTGCTATAGAGGAAATTCCTCCATGCATCGGTTTTTTGGAGAAGTTGGAGGTGCTTGA
- the LOC104442205 gene encoding disease resistance protein RPV1-like isoform X1, giving the protein MKCDPVFGRSFAVLVGSILLSTLARNFVKSNKNTHRKGDDIDTSNSSAAPARSDNYDVFLSFNGKDTRKTFTDHLYNSLVDAGIRVFKDDNELREGEKISNNLLQAIKNSKISIPILSQNYASSKWCLQELAEMIECMKSIGHFVLPIFYRVEPGHVRHQIESFGKTFSHLNRKYLEEDVAKWKQALQEVASLKGWESEKTALGHEGALVKIVVKKNLSELKKAFQLVVTEQLIGIDNAVEDILRVLDNKPNATQIVSIHGMGGGIGKTTLAKVIYNKLFDKFQHRSFIADIRESSQRKGISCLQNQLIFDIQKMNNQASNVDEGIGIMESRFEHKKVLILLDDVDHIDQIKSLVGKREWFMVGSRIIITTRIRSVLDKAEVTSRYELKEIAKDKSLILFSRYAFLRDCPPCEFESLSCAIVSTTGGLPLALEVIGSSLFGRNRAFWQDTLKKLKEKPHMEVQEKLRISYDALNYEEKQIFLDIACFFIGYDLRYVSYMWDAYNLLPMMGIERLIFMSLIKIGDDGELKMHGQLRDLGREIVRQEDYGVPMNRSRLWVHEEALEVFQRNKGIEKVRVQAISDRSQREFTTKQFETLPNLRFLEVGDAKLIGDSKDLLPKLRCLEWMGRLAFVPTSFHLEKLVILNLSESDVSELWEGWSHLKVAKQLKVLFLESCHCLNVTLDPSAFRNLEVLVLRECSNLKRIHPSIGEAKGLIFLNLEGCEKLQEIPQEMGKLKELKELYIGRDCYRGNSSMHRFFGEVGGA; this is encoded by the exons ATGAAATGTGATCCAGTGTTTGGGCGTTCTTTCGCGGTGTTGGTCGGGTCGATTCTTCTTTCTACGCTCGCACGCAATTTTGTCAAAAGCAACAAGAACACACATCGAAAAGGTGATGATATTGACACGTCTAATTCATCTGCTGCTCCGGCGAGAAGTGATAACTAcgatgtgttcttgagcttcAATGGCAAGGATACTCGCAAAACCTTCACGGATCACCTCTACAACAGCCTAGTCGATGCTGGAATTCGTGTGTTCAAAGATGACAATGAGCTTCGCGAAGGTGAGAAGATCAGCAACAACCTTCTCCAGGCCATTAAGAACAGTAAGATCTCAATTCCGATTCTCTCTCAAAATTATGCTTCAagcaaatggtgccttcaaGAGCTTGCTGAGATGATAGAGTGCATGAAAAGCATTGGGCACTTTGTCTTGCCCATATTTTACCGAGTTGAACCGGGCCATGTGCGACACCAGATAGAAAGCTTTGGAAAGACTTTCTCCCATTTAAATAGGAAGTATTTGGAAGAAGATGTTGCGAAATGGAAACAAGCACTCCAAGAAGTGGCTTCCCTAAAGGGATGGGAATCAGAGAAAACTGCTCTCGG CCACGAAGGAGCATTGGTGAAaatagtggtaaaaaaaaatttgagcgAGTTAAAGAAGGCCTTTCAGTTGGTTGTTACTGAACAACTTATTGGAATCGATAATGCTGTGGAGGATATTTTGAGAGTGCTGGATAATAAACCCAATGCCACCCAAATTGTCAGTATTCATGGAATGGGGGGGGGCATTGGTAAGACAACTTTAGCTAAGGTCATCTATAACAAGCTCTTCGACAAATTTCAACATCGTAGTTTCATTGCAGATATTCGAGAATCCTCACAACGCAAGGGCATTTCATGTTTGCAGAATCAATTAATATTTGAtatacaaaaaatgaacaatcaaGCATCTAATGTGGATGAAGGAATCGGGATTATGGAATCTAGATTTGAACATAAGAAAGTCCTAATTCTTCTAGATGATGTGGATCATATCGATCAAATCAAATCTTTGGTTGGCAAGCGTGAGTGGTTTATGGTAGGAAGTAGGATAATCATTACCACAAGAATAAGGTCTGTCCTTGACAAAGCCGAGGTGACCAGCAGGTACGAACTCAAGGAAATCGCCAAGGATAAATCTTTGATCTTATTTAGTAGGTATGCCTTTCTAAGGGACTGTCCTCCGTGTGAATTTGAGTCTCTTTCTTGTGCCATCGTATCCACTACTGGAGGGCTTCCCTTAGCCCTTGAGGTTATAGGTTCGTCTTTGTTTGGGCGAAACCGAGCATTTTGGCAAGAcacattaaagaaattaaaggaaaaacCACATATGGAAGTGCAAGAGAAGCTGAGGATAAGTTACGATGCATTAAACTACGAGGAAaagcaaatatttttggatattgcttgtttcttcATTGGATATGATTTAAGATATGTATCTTACATGTGGGATGCATATAACCTTCTTCCAATGATGGGGattgaaagattgatttttaTGTCGCTAATAAAAATTGGAGATGATGGAGAGTTGAAAATGCATGGCCAACTGAGAGACCTTGGTAGGGAAATTGTTCGTCAAGAAGATTACGGTGTGCCTATGAATCGAAGTAGGTTGTGGGTGCATGAGGAAGCCTTGGAAGTATTTCAGAGAAATAAG gGAATTGAAAAAGTTCGTGTTCAGGCCATCAGTGACAGATCGCAGAGGGAATTCACAACCAAGCAATTTGAGACACTACCGAACTTAAGGTTCCTTGAAGTTGGTGATGCAAAACTGATCGGAGATTCCAAGGACTTGCTTCCTAAGTTACGATGCCTTGAGTGGATGGGACGTCTTGCATTTGTGCCCACTAGTTTTCATCTAGAGAAATTAGTCATACTTAACTTATCAGAAAGTGACGTTTCAGAACTTTGGGAAGGTTGGAGTCATCTCAAG GTGGCAAAGCAGTTAAAAGTTCTATTTCTTGAATCTTGCCATTGTTTAAATGTAACTCTTGATCCCTCAGCCTTTCGAAATTTGGAGGTGTTAGTCCTCCGTGAATGTAGTAATCTGAAGCGAATTCACCCTTCTATTGGGGAAGCCAAGGGTCTCATTTTTTTGAACTTGGAAGGATGTGAGAAACTCCAAGAGATACCCCAAGAAATGGgcaaattgaaagaattgaaggaaCTTTACATAGGCAGGGACTGCTATAGAGGAAATTCCTCCATGCATCGGTTTTTTGGAGAAGTTGGAGGTGCTTGA